Proteins encoded in a region of the Vicia villosa cultivar HV-30 ecotype Madison, WI linkage group LG5, Vvil1.0, whole genome shotgun sequence genome:
- the LOC131601489 gene encoding pentatricopeptide repeat-containing protein At2g45350, chloroplastic, with protein sequence MLVCAHSSSYQPWSSTIPTLILLPKFTTKEHMNQLHARLITTGFIKNTSLTTKLILTFVSSPYKPLVEFARYVFFKNHALRVERDRNDDPFLWNAVIRSYSHGKDPKGAIFLLCLMIENGVCLDKYSFSLVLKACLNMGLMKEGMQIYGLLCKTDIGCDLFLKNCLIGLFMRCGCVDFAEQMFDRMAERDSVSYNSMIDGYVKCGLIGRASELFNGMPMEEKNLITWNSMIRGYVRCGGDDDGLRFGWSLFIKMPERDLVSWNTMIDGCVKSGNMDDARAFFDGMTERDLVSWVTMIDGYAKSGDVLSARSLFDEMPRRSVICCNSMMAGYVQNGHCIEALKLFHDMRKETDMLPDDTTLLIVLTAVAQLGRVEDGVAIHRYLIDNGYSLSDNLGVALIDMYSKCGSIDNAISVFENIEQKRVDHWNAMIGGLAIHGMSEMAFDFLMEMERLCITPDDITFIGVLSACRHAGMLKEGLICFELMQKVYKLQPKVQHYGCMVDMLSRAGLIEEATKFIQKMPIEPNDVIWKTLLSACQIHENFSVGKPIAQQLIQLKSCNASSYVLLSNVYASLGLWDNVRRVRTEMKERHLGKIPGCSWIELEGIVHNFSVQDRTHPQVSEIYSMLNSL encoded by the coding sequence ATGCTTGTGTGTGCTCATTCTTCATCATACCAACCATGGTCTTCAACAATCCCCACATTAATTTTGCTCCCAAAATTCACAACCAAAGAACACATGAATCAACTTCACGCACGTTTAATAACAACAGGATTCATCAAAAACACTTCACTCACCACCAAACTCATCCTCACTTTTGTTTCTTCACCCTATAAGCCTCTCGTTGAATTTGCTCGTTACGTCTTCTTCAAGAACCATGCTTTACGTGTTGAAAGGGATAGAAATGATGACCCTTTTCTCTGGAATGCTGTTATCAGGTCTTATTCTCATGGGAAGGATCCAAAAGGAGCAATTTTTTTGCTGTGTTTGATGATTGAAAATGGGGTTTGTTTGGATAAGTATAGTTTTTCACTTGTGTTGAAGGCTTGTTTGAATATGGGTTTGATGAAAGAAGGAATGCAGATTTATGGGTTGTTGTGTAAGACGGATATTGGGTGtgatttgtttttgaaaaattgtttgaTTGGTTTGTTTATGAGATGTGGGTGTGTTGATTTTGCAGAGCAAATGTTTGATAGAATGGCTGAGAGGGATTCTGTTTCTTATAACTCAATGATTGATGGGTATGTGAAATGTGGGTTGATTGGAAGAGCAAGTGAGTTGTTTAATGGTATGCCAATGGAAGAGAAGAATTTGATTACTTGGAATTCAATGATTAGAGGCTATGTGAGATGTGGTGGAGATGATGATGGGTTGAGGTTTGGTTGGAGTTTGTTTATTAAAATGCCTGAGAGGGACTTGGTTTCTTGGAACACAATGATTGATGGTTGTGTGAAAAGTGGGAACATGGACGATGCTCGGGCATTTTTCGATGGGATGACGGAAAGAGATTTGGTCAGTTGGGTTACGATGATTGATGGTTATGCTAAATCGGGGGATGTCCTTTCTGCGAGGAgtttgtttgatgaaatgccaagACGGAGCGTCATTTGTTGTAATTCAATGATGGCTGGGTATGTTCAGAATGGGCATTGCATTGAGGCATTGAAATTGTTTCATGATATGAGAAAGGAGACAGATATGTTACCGGATGATACGACGCTGTTGATCGTTCTTACAGCAGTCGCACAATTAGGACGCGTGGAGGATGGAGTTGCGATACATCGTTATTTAATCGACAATGGTTACTCTCTGAGTGATAATCTCGGCGTTGCTCTGATTGACATGTATTCAAAGTGTGGTAGCATCGACAATGCCATATCAGTGTTCGAGAATATCGAACAAAAACGTGTTGATCATTGGAATGCTATGATTGGTGGCTTAGCGATTCATGGAATGAGTGAAATGGCTTTCGATTTTCTCATGGAGATGGAAAGGCTTTGTATTACGCCCGATGATATCACGTTCATCGGAGTATTGAGTGCTTGTAGGCATGCCGGAATGTTGAAAGAAGGACTGATATGTTTTGAGCTTATGCAAAAAGTATACAAGCTGCAACCCAAAGTGCAACATTATGGATGCATGGTGGATATGCTCAGCCGAGCCGGACTTATCGAAGAAGCAACaaaattcatccaaaaaatgcctATTGAACCAAATGACGTGATTTGGAAGACCTTGCTTAGTGCTTGTCAAATTCATGAAAACTTCTCTGTAGGAAAGCCTATAGCTCAGCAATTGATTCAACTGAAGTCATGCAATGCAAGTTCTTATGTGCTCTTGTCTAATGTCTATGCTAGTTTGGGTTTGTGGGATAATGTTAGAAGGGTTAGGACAGAAATGAAAGAGAGACATTTAGGGAAAATTCCAGGGTGTAGTTGGATTGAATTGGAGGGAATTGTTCATAACTTTTCTGTACAAGATAGAACACACCCTCAGGTTTCTGAGATTTATTCTATGTTAAATAGTTTGTAA